In Pontibacillus yanchengensis, the following are encoded in one genomic region:
- a CDS encoding DnaD domain-containing protein — protein MNHISLLMKDQMTLPKKLLTNYHSMGIAEVDVLVILQIHRFQIEGNDFPTPSELAQFLTITEQECSQVLRKLIQKGYLSIEQMTNEENVINEIYALDGLWQSLVEEKVEYNQGNASQFDDEEQPNMFVLFEQEFGRPLSPFEIETINLWIDEDHQEPALIKAALRESVLMGKLNFKYIDRILREWKKKGIRTVQEAREASKSFRSQQTSGAQTTEESTQKKSDASIYYNWLDDA, from the coding sequence ATGAACCATATTAGCTTATTAATGAAAGATCAAATGACCTTACCTAAAAAATTGCTGACAAATTATCATAGCATGGGAATCGCAGAGGTTGATGTATTAGTTATTCTTCAAATTCATCGTTTTCAAATAGAAGGAAATGATTTCCCTACACCAAGTGAACTTGCTCAGTTTTTGACAATCACTGAACAAGAATGTTCACAAGTTTTACGAAAGTTGATTCAAAAAGGATATTTGTCTATTGAACAAATGACGAATGAAGAGAATGTTATAAATGAAATTTATGCACTAGATGGATTGTGGCAATCACTAGTGGAAGAGAAAGTAGAATATAATCAAGGAAATGCTTCACAATTTGATGATGAAGAACAACCTAATATGTTTGTGCTATTTGAGCAAGAATTCGGACGACCACTATCTCCATTTGAAATTGAGACCATAAATCTATGGATTGACGAAGATCACCAAGAGCCTGCTTTAATAAAAGCTGCCTTACGTGAGTCAGTATTAATGGGTAAATTAAACTTTAAGTACATTGATCGGATTTTACGTGAATGGAAGAAGAAGGGGATACGTACTGTTCAAGAGGCTAGAGAAGCAAGTAAATCATTTAGAAGTCAGCAAACAAGTGGAGCACAAACTACGGAAGAATCTACACAGAAAAAGAGTGATGCCTCCATTTACTATAATTGGCT